The proteins below are encoded in one region of Syngnathus acus chromosome 2, fSynAcu1.2, whole genome shotgun sequence:
- the pmelb gene encoding premelanosome protein b isoform X1: MMKTSAVLLVLLVVASRSVAKSKNRFIRYPSWNTKLYPIWKVGDPRYADSWKGGKVTFNVANDSPTLTGAKVTFTIDLEFPHNQKVQADGDVVWAQDCVVNGTKFLASETIFPTPKTDGEAVFPDGTPIKKDTKPNYVFVWKTWGQYWQVADGPSSTLTIDTTDIPLGSYTMDIVIYHYRSKEKFIPLGYASTQFSITDQIPFAVSLNQVDDILAGDMSFVLNRAIAFSVSLHDPSQFLSDADITFNWDFGDTSGALISRELTVTHTYVSAGSFKPRVVVQAVIPDKACIPPVDTTTKAPAPPSDQETSAAVVPPLGSSKVIRLRTNAIHSDTEEETSEDETSTAQPAQEGAPAARTPSPTNEAHADPATNTLSEEAGNDVEMEAGLKRPLSLTGQSAVVFVVKRETKDKPTEDDCVTYRYGSFCADIQVVEAVDKVEIVQMDNSMTARPGMKNNAIDLTVTCQGSFPKQVCSMILDAECLKPIHTTCNMVEPSKECQMVLHHFFNSSGIYCINVSMANEVSLATTSAKVNIDMGLGLSSSSIITTVLGATLLVLSLGVVAFSYKWLKSYHHLKGDVTGGEDPQAGWHLSGSTTSMLWKMFNRQGGVVDQHPLLQDRLV; this comes from the exons ATGATGAAGACGTCGGCtgtgctgctggtgctgctggtaGTTGCCTCACGCTCTGTGGCCA AGTCCAAGAATCGCTTCATTCGCTATCCATCCTGGAACACCAAGCTTTACCCAATATGGAAAGTTGGAGACCCCCGTTACGCAGACTCTTGGAAAG GTGGAAAGGTAACATTCAATGTCGCCAACGACTCCCCAACTCTGACCGGAGCCAAAGTGACCTTCACCATTGACTTGGAATTCCCCCACAACCAAAAAGTACAAGCCGATGGAGACGTGGTTTGGGCACAAGACTGCGTTGTAAACG GAACCAAATTTCTGGCATCCGAAACCATTTTTCCAACTCCGAAAACAGACGGGGAAGCAGTTTTTCCCGATGGGACACCAATCAAGAAGGACACAAAGCCCAACTATGTGTTTGTCTGGAAGACCTGGG GTCAGTACTGGCAGGTGGCAGACGGTCCCTCATCCACCCTTACTATCGATACAACTGACATTCCACTGGGCTCCTACACCATGGACATCGTCATCTATCACTACCGGAGCAAAGAGAAATTCATTCCTCTGGGTTATGCCTCCACACAGTTTTCCATCACAG ATCAAATCCCATTTGCCGTCTCCCTGAACCAAGTGGACGACATCCTGGCTGGGGACATGAGCTTCGTCCTGAACAGGGCCATTGCCTTCAGCGTCAGCCTGCACGATCCCAGCCAATTCCTGAGCGACGCCGATATCACCTTCAACTGGGACTTTGGGGACACCAGCGGGGCTCTCATTTCCAGAGAGCTGACCGTCACGCATACCTACGTGAGCGCCGGCTCCTTCAAGCCCCGTGTGGTGGTCCAGGCGGTGATTCCAGACAAGGCTTGCATCCCTCCTGTGGATACCACAACCAAGGCCCCCGCGCCACCCAGTGATCAGGAAACCTCAG CTGCCGTAGTCCCCCCTCTGGGTTCCAGTAAAGTAATCCGTTTGAGGACCAACGCAATTCATTCAGACACGGAGGAGGAAACGAGTGAAGACGAGACCTCCACCGCTCAACCCGCCCAAGAAGGAGCTCCAGCCGCTAGAACTCCTTCCCCCACCAACGAGGCACACGCTGACCCTGCCACTAACACTTTAAGCGAGGAGGCGGGCAACGATGTAGAGATGGAAG CAGGTTTAAAGCGACCATTGTCACTGACAGGCCAATCCGCGGTTGTTTTCGTCGTCAAAAGGGAAACAAAGGACAAACCCACTGAGGATGACTGTGTAACATATCGATATGGCTCCTTCTGCGCTGACATTCAAGTGGTTG AGGCCGTCGACAAAGTCGAAATTGTACAAATGGACAACAGCATGACAGCAAGACCAGGAATGAAGAACAATGCTATTGATCTCACTGTAACCTGCCAGGGAAG CTTCCCCAAACAGGTGTGCAGCATGATTCTGGATGCAGAGTGCTTGAAGCCCATTCACACCACATGCAACATGGTGGAGCCCTCCAAAGAGTGCCAGATGGTATTGCATCATTTCTTCAACAGCTCCGGCATCTACTGCATCAACGTGTCCATGGCCAACGAGGTCAGCTTGGCCACCACCAGTGCAAAAGTTAACATTGACATGG GCTTGGGGCTGTCCTCCTCCAGCATTATCACCACCGTGCTGGGTGCCACGCTCCTCGTTTTGTCTTTAGGAGTAGTGGCATTTTCTTACAA GTGGCTGAAGTCCTACCACCATCTGAAAGGAGACGTCACGGGAGGCGAGGACCCTCAGGCTGGCTGGCATCTCAGTGGTTCCACAACATCAATGCTGTGGAAGATGTTCAACAGGCAGGGGGGAGTGGTCGATCAGCATCCCCTGCTGCAGGACAGACTAGTGTGA
- the pmelb gene encoding premelanosome protein b isoform X2 produces the protein MMKTSAVLLVLLVVASRSVAKSKNRFIRYPSWNTKLYPIWKVGDPRYADSWKGGKVTFNVANDSPTLTGAKVTFTIDLEFPHNQKVQADGDVVWAQDCVVNGTKFLASETIFPTPKTDGEAVFPDGTPIKKDTKPNYVFVWKTWGQYWQVADGPSSTLTIDTTDIPLGSYTMDIVIYHYRSKEKFIPLGYASTQFSITDQIPFAVSLNQVDDILAGDMSFVLNRAIAFSVSLHDPSQFLSDADITFNWDFGDTSGALISRELTVTHTYVSAGSFKPRVVVQAVIPDKACIPPVDTTTKAPAPPSDQETSAAVVPPLGSSKVIRLRTNAIHSDTEEETSEDETSTAQPAQEGAPAARTPSPTNEAHADPATNTLSEEAGNDVEMEGLKRPLSLTGQSAVVFVVKRETKDKPTEDDCVTYRYGSFCADIQVVEAVDKVEIVQMDNSMTARPGMKNNAIDLTVTCQGSFPKQVCSMILDAECLKPIHTTCNMVEPSKECQMVLHHFFNSSGIYCINVSMANEVSLATTSAKVNIDMGLGLSSSSIITTVLGATLLVLSLGVVAFSYKWLKSYHHLKGDVTGGEDPQAGWHLSGSTTSMLWKMFNRQGGVVDQHPLLQDRLV, from the exons ATGATGAAGACGTCGGCtgtgctgctggtgctgctggtaGTTGCCTCACGCTCTGTGGCCA AGTCCAAGAATCGCTTCATTCGCTATCCATCCTGGAACACCAAGCTTTACCCAATATGGAAAGTTGGAGACCCCCGTTACGCAGACTCTTGGAAAG GTGGAAAGGTAACATTCAATGTCGCCAACGACTCCCCAACTCTGACCGGAGCCAAAGTGACCTTCACCATTGACTTGGAATTCCCCCACAACCAAAAAGTACAAGCCGATGGAGACGTGGTTTGGGCACAAGACTGCGTTGTAAACG GAACCAAATTTCTGGCATCCGAAACCATTTTTCCAACTCCGAAAACAGACGGGGAAGCAGTTTTTCCCGATGGGACACCAATCAAGAAGGACACAAAGCCCAACTATGTGTTTGTCTGGAAGACCTGGG GTCAGTACTGGCAGGTGGCAGACGGTCCCTCATCCACCCTTACTATCGATACAACTGACATTCCACTGGGCTCCTACACCATGGACATCGTCATCTATCACTACCGGAGCAAAGAGAAATTCATTCCTCTGGGTTATGCCTCCACACAGTTTTCCATCACAG ATCAAATCCCATTTGCCGTCTCCCTGAACCAAGTGGACGACATCCTGGCTGGGGACATGAGCTTCGTCCTGAACAGGGCCATTGCCTTCAGCGTCAGCCTGCACGATCCCAGCCAATTCCTGAGCGACGCCGATATCACCTTCAACTGGGACTTTGGGGACACCAGCGGGGCTCTCATTTCCAGAGAGCTGACCGTCACGCATACCTACGTGAGCGCCGGCTCCTTCAAGCCCCGTGTGGTGGTCCAGGCGGTGATTCCAGACAAGGCTTGCATCCCTCCTGTGGATACCACAACCAAGGCCCCCGCGCCACCCAGTGATCAGGAAACCTCAG CTGCCGTAGTCCCCCCTCTGGGTTCCAGTAAAGTAATCCGTTTGAGGACCAACGCAATTCATTCAGACACGGAGGAGGAAACGAGTGAAGACGAGACCTCCACCGCTCAACCCGCCCAAGAAGGAGCTCCAGCCGCTAGAACTCCTTCCCCCACCAACGAGGCACACGCTGACCCTGCCACTAACACTTTAAGCGAGGAGGCGGGCAACGATGTAGAGATGGAAG GTTTAAAGCGACCATTGTCACTGACAGGCCAATCCGCGGTTGTTTTCGTCGTCAAAAGGGAAACAAAGGACAAACCCACTGAGGATGACTGTGTAACATATCGATATGGCTCCTTCTGCGCTGACATTCAAGTGGTTG AGGCCGTCGACAAAGTCGAAATTGTACAAATGGACAACAGCATGACAGCAAGACCAGGAATGAAGAACAATGCTATTGATCTCACTGTAACCTGCCAGGGAAG CTTCCCCAAACAGGTGTGCAGCATGATTCTGGATGCAGAGTGCTTGAAGCCCATTCACACCACATGCAACATGGTGGAGCCCTCCAAAGAGTGCCAGATGGTATTGCATCATTTCTTCAACAGCTCCGGCATCTACTGCATCAACGTGTCCATGGCCAACGAGGTCAGCTTGGCCACCACCAGTGCAAAAGTTAACATTGACATGG GCTTGGGGCTGTCCTCCTCCAGCATTATCACCACCGTGCTGGGTGCCACGCTCCTCGTTTTGTCTTTAGGAGTAGTGGCATTTTCTTACAA GTGGCTGAAGTCCTACCACCATCTGAAAGGAGACGTCACGGGAGGCGAGGACCCTCAGGCTGGCTGGCATCTCAGTGGTTCCACAACATCAATGCTGTGGAAGATGTTCAACAGGCAGGGGGGAGTGGTCGATCAGCATCCCCTGCTGCAGGACAGACTAGTGTGA
- the LOC119134021 gene encoding tubulin alpha-1B chain, with translation MRECISIHVGQAGVQIGNACWELYCLEHGIQPDGQMPSDKTLGGGDDSFNTFFSETGAGKHVPRAVFVDLEPTVIDEVRTGTYRQLFHPEQLITGKEDAANNYARGHYTIGKEIIDLVLDRIRKLADQCTGLQGFLVFHSFGGGTGSGFTSLLMERLSVDYGKKSKLEFSIYPAPQVSTAVVEPYNSILTTHTTLEHSDCAFMVDNEAIYDICRRNLDIERPTYTNLNRLISQIVSSITASLRFDGALNVDLTEFQTNLVPYPRIHFPLATYAPVISAEKAYHEQLSVAEITNACFEPANQMVKCDPRHGKYMACCLLFRGDVVPKDVNAAIATIKTKRTIQFVDWCPTGFKVGINYQPPTVVPGGDLAKVQRAVCMLSNTTAIAEAWARLDHKFDLMYAKRAFVHWYVGEGMEEGEFSEAREDMAALEKDYEEVGVDSIEGEGEEEGEEY, from the exons ATG cGCGAGTGTATTTCCATCCACGTTGGCCAAGCTGGTGTTCAGATCGGCAATGCATGCTGGGAACTTTATTGCCTGGAGCACGGCATCCAGCCAGATGGACAGATGCCAAGCGACAAGACACTGGGAGGTGGAGATGATTCCTTCAACACCTTCTTCAGCGAGACTGGAGCTGGAAAACATGTCCCCAGAGCTGTCTTTGTGGACCTGGAGCCCACTGTCATCG ATGAGGTACGCACTGGAACCTACCGCCAGCTTTTCCACCCTGAGCAGCTGATCACAGGCAAAGAGGATGCCGCCAACAACTACGCCCGCGGACACTACACAATAGGCAAGGAGATCATTGACCTGGTGCTGGACAGGATTCGCAAACTG GCCGACCAATGCACTGGCCTGCAGGGCTTCTTGGTGTTCCACAGCTTCGGAGGTGGCACCGGCTCAGGTTTCACCTCCCTGCTGATGGAGCGTCTGTCCGTAGACTATGGCAAGAAGTCCAAGCTGGAGTTCTCTATCTACCCAGCTCCCCAGGTGTCCACCGCCGTGGTGGAGCCCTACAACTCCATCCTAACCACTCACACCACCCTTGAGCACTCTGACTGCGCTTTCATGGTCGACAACGAGGCCATCTACGACATCTGCCGCAGGAACCTCGACATCGAGCGTCCCACGTACACCAACCTGAACCGATTGATCAGTCAGATTGTGTCCTCCATCACGGCCTCCCTTCGTTTTGATGGCGCCCTCAATGTTGATCTGACAGAGTTCCAGACCAACTTGGTGCCCTACCCCCGTATCCACTTCCCCCTGGCCACCTACGCCCCCGTCATCTCCGCTGAGAAGGCGTACCATGAGCAGCTCTCTGTGGCGGAAATCACCAACGCCTGCTTTGAGCCCGCCAACCAGATGGTCAAATGTGACCCTCGCCACGGCAAGTACATGGCCTGCTGTTTGCTCTTCCGTGGCGATGTGGTTCCCAAAGATGTCAACGCTGCCATTGCCACCATCAAAACCAAGCGCACCATCCAGTTTGTGGACTGGTGCCCCACTGGTTTTAAGGTGGGCATCAACTACCAGCCTCCCACCGTAGTTCCCGGTGGTGACCTGGCCAAGGTCCAGAGGGCCGTGTGTATGTTGAGCAACACCACCGCCATCGCTGAGGCCTGGGCCCGCCTTGACCACAAGTTTGATCTGATGTACGCCAAGCGCGCCTTTGTGCACTGGTACGTTGGCGAGGGCATGGAAGAGGGCGAGTTCTCTGAGGCCCGAGAAGACATGGCAGCTCTGGAGAAGGATTACGAGGAGGTCGGAGTCGACTCCATTGAGGGTgaaggggaggaggaaggagaagaaTATTGA